The proteins below are encoded in one region of Candidatus Alcyoniella australis:
- a CDS encoding glycosyltransferase family 2 protein has translation MKISAVVCAHNEQDSIEDVLHKLARLGSLYELIVVDDGSIDSTAQIAEGAGAQVLALRPNQGKGRAIAAGIKAARGDWVLFIDGDGQDHPRDVPKLIQAATDGADLVNGSKFIGSIERGAISGPNYWGNRLMSGLINLLFGARISDSQSGFRLIRAKFLKALQLRSAQYEIETEILISALKQGLRVVEVPVLRSPRSAGRTDFRRIRNGLRILWTILRLRMRRDR, from the coding sequence GTGAAGATCTCGGCCGTGGTCTGCGCGCACAACGAGCAGGACTCGATCGAAGATGTGCTGCACAAGCTGGCGCGGCTTGGCTCGCTTTACGAGCTGATCGTGGTCGACGACGGCTCGATCGACAGCACCGCTCAGATCGCCGAGGGGGCCGGTGCTCAAGTGCTGGCGCTGCGGCCCAACCAGGGCAAGGGCCGGGCGATCGCCGCGGGGATCAAGGCCGCGCGCGGCGACTGGGTGCTGTTCATCGACGGCGATGGTCAGGACCATCCGCGCGATGTACCAAAGCTGATCCAGGCCGCGACAGACGGCGCAGATCTGGTTAACGGCTCGAAGTTCATCGGCAGCATCGAACGCGGCGCGATCAGCGGGCCGAACTATTGGGGCAATCGACTGATGTCCGGGCTGATCAATCTGCTGTTCGGCGCCCGGATCAGCGATTCGCAATCCGGCTTTCGATTGATCCGCGCCAAGTTTCTCAAGGCCCTACAACTGCGCTCGGCCCAGTACGAAATCGAGACCGAGATTTTAATCAGCGCACTCAAACAGGGTCTGCGCGTGGTCGAGGTGCCGGTGCTGCGCAGCCCGCGCAGTGCGGGGCGCACCGACTTTCGACGAATCCGCAACGGCCTGCGCATCCTCTGGACGATCCTCAGGCTGCGTATGCGACGCGACAGATGA
- a CDS encoding MBL fold metallo-hydrolase — protein sequence MNDRLRVTYLRCSMTLIQWQGLTVLTDPWYGNNLRGLPCFYAPPIALDQLPPIDAVLASHLHPDHFDVKAVRFLAARNPRMAVFAPPGVVEKLGPGHAGEVHELQWWQSRALGPLELIAAEAHHSGYEINAVIRGPGGSLFFGGDSRYSPAFNLTAQRLGPCDVALLPIGGTRVFGRRIVMNPQDAAAAAHDLGARYAIPIHEGGIWASLPPLSLHPGRPRHLREIAARPDSKFEAIVLEPGASAEFAPGEKGLTFVAQAAAQ from the coding sequence ATGAACGATCGCCTGCGCGTGACCTATCTGCGCTGCTCGATGACCCTGATCCAGTGGCAGGGACTGACCGTGCTCACCGACCCGTGGTATGGCAACAATTTGCGCGGCTTGCCGTGCTTCTACGCTCCGCCCATTGCCTTGGATCAATTGCCGCCCATCGACGCGGTGCTGGCCAGCCATTTGCACCCCGACCACTTCGACGTCAAGGCGGTGCGATTTCTGGCGGCGCGCAATCCGCGAATGGCGGTCTTCGCCCCGCCGGGTGTGGTTGAAAAGCTTGGGCCGGGCCATGCGGGCGAGGTTCACGAGCTGCAGTGGTGGCAAAGCCGCGCCCTGGGCCCGCTGGAACTGATCGCCGCGGAGGCGCACCACAGCGGCTACGAGATCAACGCCGTAATTCGCGGCCCGGGCGGCAGCCTGTTCTTCGGCGGCGACTCGCGCTACAGCCCGGCGTTCAATCTCACGGCCCAGCGACTCGGTCCCTGCGACGTGGCGCTGCTGCCCATTGGCGGCACGCGGGTTTTCGGCCGCCGGATCGTGATGAATCCTCAGGATGCGGCCGCGGCTGCCCACGATCTGGGCGCGCGTTACGCGATCCCGATCCACGAGGGTGGAATCTGGGCCAGCCTGCCTCCGCTGTCGCTGCATCCTGGACGTCCGCGGCACTTGCGCGAGATTGCCGCACGGCCGGATTCCAAGTTCGAGGCGATAGTGCTCGAGCCCGGCGCAAGCGCCGAGTTCGCACCGGGCGAGAAAGGGCTAACGTTTGTCGCGCAGGCTGCGGCGCAATAG
- a CDS encoding inositol monophosphatase family protein, with the protein MDYREALEFTKQIAQQAGDYLLGKLDTELIVNSKSSPVDLVTDADRGSEELICSAIALHYPQHEIISEETARNIEGREYQWVVDPLDGTVNYAHGLRAFCVSIALLENGEPLLGVVHHPAQSETFWALRGQGAYVNSQRISVSPEPRLDRSLLATGFPYDIRNTAQTNLDHFLKFSICSQAVRRIGSAALDLAWVAAGRFEGFWELKLKIWDMAAGVLLVSEAGGQVSDFGGDKLNLFEPFIVASNGLIHEQMIKLLAQAPPDDLLSYISGNR; encoded by the coding sequence ATGGATTACCGCGAAGCGCTGGAGTTTACAAAGCAGATCGCGCAGCAGGCCGGTGACTATTTGCTGGGCAAGCTCGACACCGAGCTGATCGTGAACAGCAAGTCCTCGCCGGTCGATCTGGTGACCGATGCCGACCGCGGCAGCGAGGAGCTGATCTGCTCGGCCATTGCCCTGCATTATCCGCAGCACGAGATCATTTCCGAGGAGACCGCGCGCAACATCGAGGGCCGCGAATACCAGTGGGTGGTCGATCCGCTGGACGGCACGGTCAATTATGCCCACGGTCTGCGCGCGTTCTGCGTGTCCATCGCCCTGCTTGAAAACGGCGAGCCGCTGCTGGGCGTGGTGCATCATCCGGCTCAGAGCGAGACCTTCTGGGCGCTGCGCGGCCAGGGCGCGTACGTTAATTCGCAACGGATCAGCGTCTCACCCGAACCGCGGCTCGACCGCAGCCTGTTGGCCACGGGCTTTCCCTACGACATCCGCAACACGGCCCAGACCAACCTCGATCACTTTCTCAAGTTCTCGATCTGCTCCCAGGCCGTGCGTCGCATCGGCTCTGCCGCCCTGGACCTGGCGTGGGTTGCGGCCGGCAGGTTCGAGGGCTTTTGGGAGCTCAAACTTAAAATTTGGGACATGGCCGCGGGCGTGCTGCTGGTCAGCGAGGCCGGGGGCCAAGTCAGCGATTTCGGCGGGGACAAGCTCAATCTGTTCGAGCCGTTCATCGTGGCCTCCAACGGCCTGATCCACGAGCAGATGATCAAGCTGCTGGCCCAGGCTCCGCCCGACGATCTGCTGAGTTACATCAGCGGCAATCGATGA